The following are encoded in a window of Streptomyces sp. Go-475 genomic DNA:
- a CDS encoding YjbQ family protein, with protein MIELTVESTGLNSHYDLTDRIAATLQEHGTGDGLAGVFAHGSTIGLTVMRYEPGAVQDLLRTLERIAPESPADGSRYLHELTTADPNGFSHLKSSLLGTSLLVPFREGRLAMSPSHRVVLFDFDLKPATRRVFVDAPRTAAPVPATDTIKENSR; from the coding sequence GTGATCGAACTGACCGTGGAGAGCACCGGCCTCAACTCCCACTACGACCTCACCGACCGGATCGCCGCCACCCTCCAGGAGCACGGCACGGGCGACGGACTCGCCGGGGTGTTCGCCCACGGCAGCACCATCGGGCTCACCGTCATGCGCTACGAACCGGGCGCGGTGCAGGACCTGCTGCGCACGCTGGAGCGGATCGCCCCCGAGTCCCCCGCCGACGGCAGCCGCTATCTGCACGAGCTGACCACCGCCGACCCGAACGGCTTCTCCCACCTGAAGTCGTCGCTGCTCGGCACCAGCCTGCTCGTGCCCTTCCGGGAGGGCCGCCTCGCCATGTCGCCGAGCCACCGCGTGGTGCTCTTCGACTTCGACCTGAAGCCCGCCACCCGCCGCGTCTTCGTCGACGCGCCCCGGACCGCGGCGCCCGTCCCCGCCACCGACACGATCAAGGAGAACAGCCGGTGA
- a CDS encoding MFS transporter, producing MSTSARSRTRALLDAALPPPGEPRLLALSWLVKTVGSGLYLTTSTLFFTRVVGLPVHQVASGLTVAGIVALAGAVPLGRLADRFGPRRTYTVLLGVQFATMAALAFARTFPAFLALILVFLLAEQGSTAARGALVATVGEGAVGVPPREGVRAWGRVRLRAYLRVVTNIGITVGAAASALVIQADTEAGYVALLWCTALTYPGAALPLRWLPARETRPAGKAERTGSGWQVLRDRRYAAVTLICGVLSLQAQVLSFAVPLWVLQHTEAPPVLVSGIVAVNTVMVICLQIRFSRGAEDDRRAARMCRNSGIALLAACALVAFTGGMGGWQATVLLLLFAAALTFGELWLSAGSFGLSFNLAPEGMHGQYQGFFSLGRGAATAVAPALIALLCLGDHPREGWLALGALFAAAGAAAPLTLRVRGVGVREPSLSSAAK from the coding sequence ATGAGCACCTCAGCCCGGAGCCGGACGCGCGCCCTGCTCGACGCCGCTCTGCCCCCTCCCGGCGAGCCCCGGCTGCTCGCCCTGTCCTGGCTGGTGAAGACGGTCGGCAGCGGGCTCTACCTGACCACCAGCACCCTGTTCTTCACCCGGGTCGTCGGACTGCCCGTCCACCAGGTGGCCTCCGGTCTCACCGTCGCCGGGATCGTGGCGCTGGCCGGTGCCGTACCGCTGGGCAGGCTGGCGGACCGGTTCGGCCCCCGGCGCACGTACACCGTCCTGCTCGGCGTCCAGTTCGCCACGATGGCCGCGCTGGCCTTCGCCCGCACCTTCCCGGCGTTCCTCGCGCTGATCCTGGTCTTCCTCCTGGCCGAGCAGGGCAGCACGGCGGCCCGCGGCGCGCTGGTCGCCACGGTCGGGGAGGGCGCCGTGGGGGTCCCCCCGCGCGAGGGCGTTCGAGCGTGGGGGAGGGTACGGCTGCGGGCCTACCTGCGGGTGGTGACCAACATCGGCATCACCGTCGGCGCGGCGGCCTCGGCGCTGGTCATCCAGGCCGACACCGAGGCCGGGTACGTGGCCCTGCTGTGGTGCACGGCGCTGACCTACCCGGGCGCGGCGCTGCCGCTGCGGTGGCTGCCGGCGCGCGAGACCCGTCCGGCCGGGAAGGCGGAGCGCACCGGTTCCGGCTGGCAGGTGCTGCGCGACCGGCGGTACGCCGCCGTCACCCTGATCTGCGGTGTGCTGTCCCTGCAGGCGCAGGTGCTGTCGTTCGCCGTGCCGCTGTGGGTGCTCCAGCACACCGAGGCGCCGCCGGTCCTGGTGTCGGGCATCGTCGCCGTCAACACGGTGATGGTGATCTGCCTGCAGATCCGGTTCAGCCGCGGCGCCGAGGACGACCGCCGGGCCGCCCGCATGTGCCGCAACTCGGGGATCGCCCTGCTCGCCGCGTGCGCGCTGGTCGCGTTCACCGGCGGGATGGGCGGCTGGCAGGCGACGGTCCTGCTCCTGCTGTTCGCCGCCGCGCTCACCTTCGGCGAACTGTGGCTGTCGGCAGGCTCCTTCGGCCTGAGCTTCAACCTGGCCCCGGAGGGCATGCACGGCCAGTACCAGGGCTTCTTCTCCCTGGGCCGCGGCGCCGCGACGGCGGTCGCCCCGGCCCTGATCGCCCTCCTCTGCCTCGGCGACCACCCCCGGGAGGGCTGGCTGGCCCTGGGCGCCCTGTTCGCCGCGGCCGGGGCTGCGGCACCGCTGACGCTGCGGGTGCGGGGGGTGGGGGTGCGGGAGCCGTCTCTGTCTTCCGCGGCGAAGTGA
- a CDS encoding ATP-grasp domain-containing protein, with protein sequence MTFGQQVPATPRIAVLAGTPQLVRAARALGIDTVFVHDAAQPAPPVAAEADTALAAPLADTGALHAALAPLHAERPFARVLSLTERGLLPTAAVAERLGLPGNSLRTVGLLQDKRRMRELLNARGVGPVATTAPRDPADLAAFCRATGGPVILKPAAGTSSQAVFEVAGPQDAEDVWRAFEAAGGLRPIAEEYLDGPEISVESFSYDGKHTVLAVTDKLVGTAFVETGHTQPSALPPPVLAETAALVRAFLDAVGLTEGPAHTEVKITSKGPRILESHNRIGGDKIRELLRRAYGLDVVALTAGCPLGLLPPPADPPVARRGAAIRFLTPPPGTVRDIALPDTDGTTAEIHLDVEVGDRVRPVRSSQDRAGYVIADGTDAADAARVCAALAERVRIETSG encoded by the coding sequence ATGACCTTCGGGCAGCAGGTGCCCGCGACACCGCGTATCGCGGTGCTCGCGGGCACCCCGCAACTGGTGCGCGCTGCCCGCGCCCTGGGCATCGACACCGTCTTCGTGCACGACGCGGCGCAGCCGGCGCCACCGGTGGCCGCCGAGGCGGACACGGCACTGGCGGCCCCCCTGGCCGACACCGGCGCACTGCACGCGGCCCTGGCGCCGCTGCACGCCGAACGCCCCTTCGCGCGTGTCCTGTCGCTCACCGAACGGGGCCTGCTGCCGACGGCCGCGGTCGCCGAGCGGCTCGGCCTGCCCGGCAACTCCCTGCGCACCGTGGGGCTGTTGCAGGACAAGCGGCGCATGCGGGAACTCCTCAACGCCCGCGGCGTCGGCCCCGTGGCCACCACCGCCCCGCGCGACCCGGCCGACCTCGCCGCGTTCTGCCGTGCGACGGGCGGGCCGGTCATCCTCAAGCCGGCGGCGGGCACCAGCAGTCAGGCCGTCTTCGAGGTGGCCGGGCCGCAGGACGCCGAGGACGTCTGGCGGGCGTTCGAGGCGGCGGGCGGGCTGCGGCCGATCGCCGAGGAGTACCTCGACGGGCCCGAGATCAGCGTGGAGAGCTTCTCGTACGACGGGAAGCACACCGTGCTCGCGGTGACCGACAAGCTGGTCGGCACCGCGTTCGTGGAGACAGGGCACACCCAGCCGAGCGCCCTGCCCCCGCCCGTGCTGGCGGAGACCGCCGCGCTCGTCCGGGCCTTCCTGGACGCCGTGGGCCTGACCGAGGGCCCCGCCCACACCGAGGTCAAGATCACCTCCAAGGGCCCCCGGATCCTGGAGTCGCACAACCGCATCGGCGGCGACAAGATCCGCGAACTGCTGCGCCGCGCCTACGGCCTGGACGTGGTGGCCCTCACCGCGGGCTGCCCGCTCGGCCTGCTCCCGCCGCCGGCCGACCCGCCCGTCGCCCGCCGGGGAGCGGCCATCCGCTTCCTCACCCCACCGCCCGGCACGGTCCGGGACATCGCCCTGCCCGACACCGACGGCACCACCGCCGAGATCCACCTGGACGTCGAGGTCGGCGACCGGGTCCGCCCGGTGCGCAGCTCGCAGGACCGCGCCGGATACGTCATCGCCGACGGCACGGACGCGGCCGACGCCGCCCGGGTCTGCGCGGCGCTGGCGGAGCGGGTGCGGATCGAGACGAGCGGGTGA
- a CDS encoding metallophosphoesterase family protein, which produces MRHAVVTDIHGDTARLRAVLDGIREQEVDRVVCLGDVFECRVGKGEVAGYEFGGRLTDVFDPDPELARLLDGVRLVRGNQEERIRALVPDQDLPDWSRPLLDAPLEHRTGFALYCHGHPLPWRELEPGRWCPADADFPGRALVHGHHHRSALYRLRPDGTGPVRVERLPVRFGEPVPLAPDARYVINVGSVTGCAPDRGPSPAWAVVDEAAATVTYHHASPPTEIK; this is translated from the coding sequence GTGCGCCACGCCGTCGTGACCGACATCCACGGGGACACCGCACGACTGCGCGCCGTCCTCGACGGCATCCGCGAGCAGGAGGTGGACCGGGTGGTCTGCCTCGGCGACGTCTTCGAGTGCCGCGTCGGGAAAGGCGAGGTCGCCGGCTACGAGTTCGGCGGCCGGCTGACCGACGTCTTCGACCCGGACCCCGAACTCGCCCGGCTCCTGGACGGGGTACGGCTGGTGCGGGGCAACCAGGAGGAACGGATCCGGGCCCTGGTGCCCGACCAGGACCTGCCCGACTGGAGCCGCCCGCTGCTCGACGCCCCGCTGGAGCACCGCACCGGCTTCGCGCTGTACTGCCACGGCCACCCGCTGCCCTGGCGCGAACTGGAGCCGGGGCGGTGGTGCCCGGCCGACGCGGACTTCCCCGGGCGGGCGCTGGTGCACGGGCACCACCACCGCAGCGCGCTGTACCGGCTGCGGCCCGACGGCACCGGCCCGGTGCGGGTGGAGCGCCTGCCCGTACGGTTCGGCGAGCCGGTCCCGCTCGCCCCGGACGCCCGCTACGTGATCAACGTCGGCTCCGTCACCGGCTGCGCCCCGGACCGCGGCCCCTCCCCCGCCTGGGCCGTCGTCGACGAGGCGGCCGCCACCGTCACCTACCACCACGCCTCACCCCCTACGGAGATCAAGTGA
- a CDS encoding HNH endonuclease, translating into MALYHDMAVYENFERCAPRIFEVIWSAQQKAPNAPRLLYFDVQGHRNSAGGYDRDSWEMIENFLPEKALPYLTELHTPLYSWKNKRRQDNRVPQEMHIGYPEGEGKSFWYDIESLPLRKREAEADSRKTPPSKRAIMEYLGISEECLICWNSPVERAHVVPTSLGGSMDVRNFALLCREHHRQAPDIADAEAFWAWVDYAEIRDSGSKWTRAPEKIKSWVLSTGGRVEPLDRGEMSFLESVQFELRHLYGWTDDDFSATSWELIAEYHHVLDKATGRHFGVEKKASTHAWAYHVARLRLAADITGRPNRTDFNLPF; encoded by the coding sequence GTGGCCCTGTACCACGACATGGCCGTGTACGAAAACTTCGAACGCTGCGCGCCCCGCATCTTCGAGGTCATATGGAGCGCACAACAAAAGGCACCCAACGCGCCACGCCTTCTCTACTTCGACGTGCAAGGACACCGCAACAGCGCCGGCGGCTACGACCGCGACTCATGGGAGATGATCGAGAACTTCCTCCCCGAAAAAGCGCTGCCATATCTGACCGAGCTGCACACTCCCTTGTACAGCTGGAAGAACAAAAGACGACAGGACAATCGCGTACCCCAGGAAATGCACATAGGCTACCCGGAGGGGGAGGGAAAGTCCTTCTGGTACGACATCGAGTCACTGCCGCTGAGGAAGCGGGAAGCCGAAGCGGACAGCAGGAAGACACCCCCTTCCAAAAGAGCGATCATGGAGTACCTGGGGATCAGCGAAGAGTGCTTGATCTGCTGGAACTCCCCCGTCGAGCGAGCCCACGTGGTCCCGACGTCACTGGGAGGCTCGATGGACGTGCGCAATTTCGCACTGCTGTGCCGCGAGCATCACAGACAAGCTCCGGACATCGCAGACGCGGAAGCCTTTTGGGCATGGGTGGACTACGCGGAAATCCGCGACTCCGGCAGCAAATGGACTCGCGCACCGGAGAAGATCAAGAGCTGGGTCCTGTCCACCGGCGGGAGAGTCGAACCACTGGATCGCGGCGAGATGAGCTTCCTGGAATCTGTACAGTTCGAACTACGACATCTGTACGGATGGACCGACGACGACTTCTCGGCGACATCCTGGGAGCTCATCGCCGAATACCACCATGTCCTCGACAAGGCTACCGGCCGGCACTTCGGCGTCGAGAAGAAGGCCTCCACACACGCGTGGGCCTACCATGTCGCCAGATTGCGACTGGCGGCAGACATCACCGGCCGCCCGAACAGGACCGATTTCAATCTGCCGTTCTAG
- a CDS encoding aldolase, with translation MKPTLLDCTLRDGGNQNDWQFTATDVHTIVSTLDAARVDVIEVGYRGGSGSKSSATAGPSAHCTPEYLAALPAVSHAELAVMVVPTVCPVTAMDDLPDSPVSLVRIAAYPWNIDGVPEYVRAVRALGLKVGVNLMAVSYTTLEQLAEVAAVVAGEAPDVFYIADSFGALTPDDVRRRIELLAERLPTPLGIHAHNNLGLAAANAVAGLDAGVSWLDASLCAMARGAGNLATEQAAAFLTAWPKYDTHADLPLVCEAAEYVAEQVLPRPMTVRRAEIAAGINDHHFYFQDRIEKISARHGLDPWEVGRRIGAARPRKVLDETVEDVCRELAGQTEHTNGGDA, from the coding sequence GTGAAACCCACCCTGCTCGACTGCACCCTGCGCGACGGCGGGAACCAGAACGACTGGCAGTTCACCGCCACCGACGTCCACACCATCGTGAGCACCCTGGACGCCGCCCGCGTCGACGTCATCGAGGTCGGCTACCGCGGCGGCTCCGGGAGCAAGTCCAGTGCCACGGCGGGCCCCTCCGCGCACTGCACGCCCGAGTACCTCGCGGCGCTGCCGGCCGTCTCCCACGCCGAGCTGGCCGTGATGGTCGTCCCCACGGTGTGCCCGGTGACGGCCATGGACGACCTGCCCGACAGCCCGGTGTCCCTGGTGCGTATCGCCGCCTACCCGTGGAACATCGACGGGGTCCCGGAGTACGTCCGTGCCGTGCGGGCGCTCGGCCTCAAGGTCGGCGTCAACCTCATGGCCGTCAGCTACACGACCCTGGAGCAACTGGCCGAGGTCGCCGCGGTGGTGGCCGGGGAGGCGCCGGACGTCTTCTACATCGCCGACTCCTTCGGCGCGCTCACCCCGGACGACGTCCGCCGGCGGATCGAGCTGCTGGCCGAGCGGCTGCCGACACCGCTCGGCATCCACGCCCACAACAACCTGGGCCTGGCCGCGGCCAACGCCGTCGCCGGTCTGGACGCCGGCGTGAGCTGGCTGGACGCCTCGCTGTGCGCCATGGCCCGGGGCGCCGGGAACCTCGCCACCGAGCAGGCCGCGGCCTTCCTCACCGCGTGGCCCAAGTACGACACCCACGCCGATCTGCCGCTGGTCTGCGAGGCCGCCGAGTACGTGGCCGAGCAGGTCCTGCCGCGCCCGATGACGGTGCGCCGGGCGGAGATCGCCGCCGGGATCAACGACCACCACTTCTACTTCCAGGACCGCATCGAGAAGATCAGCGCCCGCCACGGGCTCGACCCGTGGGAGGTCGGGCGCCGGATCGGCGCGGCCCGGCCGCGCAAGGTCCTCGACGAGACGGTCGAGGACGTGTGCCGGGAACTCGCCGGACAGACCGAACACACCAACGGAGGGGACGCATGA
- a CDS encoding glutaredoxin domain-containing protein, which produces MLVLFQRETCPDCKPVRELLTKLQVSYVNINVPKPREERHELIRTTGSKFIPALVDGATVIPGKLRENADIIAYLKERFGDPEAVAPEAGTAAQAQPEPVA; this is translated from the coding sequence ATGCTCGTCCTGTTCCAGCGGGAGACCTGCCCGGACTGCAAGCCGGTGCGCGAACTGCTCACCAAACTCCAGGTCTCCTACGTCAACATCAACGTGCCCAAGCCGCGCGAGGAGCGGCACGAGCTGATCCGCACCACGGGCAGCAAGTTCATCCCGGCCCTGGTGGACGGCGCCACGGTCATCCCGGGCAAGCTGCGGGAGAACGCCGACATCATCGCCTACCTCAAGGAGCGCTTCGGCGACCCGGAGGCGGTGGCGCCCGAGGCGGGGACCGCGGCGCAGGCGCAGCCGGAGCCCGTGGCATGA
- a CDS encoding alanine--glyoxylate aminotransferase family protein, whose product MKLRLATPGPTEVPQRLLLAGAREIIHHRSTEMEQLIHEISGGLPPLFGTSAPVYTIASSGTGAMEAAVANCFSAGDEVLVVSNGYFGERFQAICTSYGLVVHVVESDWGTSADPERVAAAYREHPGIKGAFVVYSETSTGALNDVEAIGRIFRDTDVVVVVDAISGLLVHPLEMDAWGLDVVLAASHKGFMLPPGLAFVALSDKAWTAVERSTGPNYYWSFERLRHFYPMSSSSPAVSLLLALHESLKMLDEEGMEAFRGRHAVLGRAAERGLLKLGFSTFVQAPHRRSHVITSALAPEGIDTGRLLKTLSTSYGVTMTGGQAHLKGKLIRVGHVGAADALDLSGIFGALEMALLDLGHTFTPGSGVGEIIRTFHEEGR is encoded by the coding sequence GTGAAGCTGCGGCTGGCCACACCCGGTCCCACCGAAGTCCCGCAGCGCCTGCTGCTGGCCGGGGCCCGCGAGATCATCCACCACCGCTCCACCGAGATGGAGCAGCTGATCCACGAGATCAGCGGCGGCCTGCCCCCGCTGTTCGGCACCAGCGCCCCCGTGTACACCATCGCCTCCTCCGGGACCGGCGCCATGGAGGCCGCGGTCGCCAACTGCTTCTCGGCCGGCGACGAGGTCCTCGTCGTCTCCAACGGCTACTTCGGCGAACGCTTCCAGGCGATCTGCACCTCGTACGGCCTCGTCGTGCACGTCGTCGAGAGCGACTGGGGCACCAGCGCCGACCCCGAGCGGGTCGCGGCCGCCTACCGCGAACACCCCGGGATCAAGGGCGCGTTCGTCGTCTACAGCGAGACCTCCACCGGCGCCCTCAACGACGTCGAGGCGATCGGGCGGATCTTCCGCGACACCGACGTGGTGGTGGTCGTGGACGCCATCAGCGGCCTGCTGGTGCACCCGCTGGAGATGGACGCGTGGGGCCTGGACGTGGTCCTCGCCGCCTCCCACAAGGGCTTCATGCTCCCGCCGGGGCTCGCCTTCGTCGCCCTGTCCGACAAGGCGTGGACGGCCGTGGAGCGCTCCACCGGGCCGAACTACTACTGGTCCTTCGAGCGGCTCCGCCACTTCTACCCGATGTCGTCCTCCTCCCCCGCGGTGTCCCTGCTGCTCGCCCTGCACGAGTCGCTGAAGATGCTGGACGAGGAGGGCATGGAGGCCTTCCGCGGGCGCCACGCCGTGCTGGGCAGGGCGGCCGAACGCGGGCTGCTGAAGCTCGGGTTCAGCACCTTCGTGCAGGCCCCGCACCGGCGCAGCCACGTCATCACCTCGGCGCTCGCGCCCGAGGGCATCGACACCGGCCGGCTGCTGAAGACGCTGTCCACCTCGTACGGTGTCACGATGACCGGCGGCCAGGCCCACCTCAAGGGCAAGCTCATCCGGGTCGGGCACGTGGGCGCGGCCGACGCCCTCGACCTGAGCGGCATCTTCGGCGCCCTGGAGATGGCCCTGCTCGACCTCGGCCACACCTTCACGCCGGGCTCCGGCGTCGGCGAGATCATCCGTACGTTCCACGAGGAGGGCCGCTGA
- a CDS encoding AAA family ATPase, whose amino-acid sequence MDHAEVLLIGGRAGVGKTTVGWEVSALLRSEAVAHAIIDGDFMGQVHPAPKGDPHRAEITESNLTAVWANFARHGYRRLIYTNTMSVLPEATGMFERAMGTGVGIVRVLLTASDATARERLAGRELGSELKQELEGSIRKARLLDQRAPAGTVRVATDGRLVVDIAREVVAATGWAGPHFARRSPAPRTGQ is encoded by the coding sequence ATGGATCACGCGGAAGTACTGCTCATCGGAGGACGAGCTGGAGTCGGTAAGACGACTGTGGGGTGGGAGGTTTCGGCGCTGCTGCGGTCCGAGGCGGTCGCTCACGCGATCATCGATGGCGACTTCATGGGGCAGGTGCATCCGGCCCCGAAGGGAGACCCCCACCGCGCGGAGATCACCGAGAGCAATCTGACCGCCGTGTGGGCGAACTTCGCCCGGCACGGCTACCGACGCCTGATCTACACGAACACGATGAGTGTGCTGCCGGAGGCGACGGGCATGTTCGAGCGTGCCATGGGGACCGGAGTGGGGATCGTACGAGTCCTGCTCACGGCCTCCGATGCCACCGCCCGCGAGCGGCTGGCGGGACGAGAACTCGGCTCAGAGTTGAAGCAGGAGCTGGAAGGAAGTATCCGCAAGGCGCGGCTCCTGGACCAGCGGGCCCCCGCAGGGACCGTGCGAGTGGCGACGGACGGACGGCTCGTCGTGGACATCGCGCGGGAGGTGGTGGCCGCCACCGGTTGGGCGGGACCTCATTTCGCCCGCAGATCACCCGCCCCACGCACCGGGCAGTGA
- a CDS encoding ATP-grasp domain-containing protein, giving the protein MTRQVLLLNSDKPEVLQALARRRDVTVRVMTRKVYADLYRGHEVAYVDSFADLTQVEQAAYELAAHGPVDHVVAATEKSVVAAGLVRALLGVPGPGFDASLWGAHKRAMKDRLRAAGLPVTDHAQAATVDEVPRAAERTGWPVMIKPVFGSASKCTYRVDSPEEFAARHGAGDFADLAEQRLPVQVERLVRFTHEYHCDGVVHDGEVARAALSRYFLPPLRTSPNLNSGYITDQTDPFSRDVLDLHRRVVAALGLPAGVTHLEVFRTEAGPVIGEVAVRPGGMGISRMWWHAFGVDLWEEFVRVSTGEPPSRPDRAPRPGTVGRTRLPALPGLRERVLAVPGVLEVLTPEECASPGRLEAYFTAGDEAAAEAFIARLHEMAVPAA; this is encoded by the coding sequence GTGACCCGGCAGGTACTCCTGCTCAACTCGGACAAGCCCGAGGTCCTCCAAGCCCTGGCCCGCCGCCGGGACGTCACCGTCCGCGTCATGACCCGCAAGGTCTACGCCGACCTGTACCGGGGGCACGAGGTGGCGTACGTCGACAGCTTCGCCGACCTGACTCAGGTCGAGCAGGCGGCGTACGAACTCGCCGCGCACGGACCGGTCGACCACGTCGTCGCGGCCACCGAGAAGAGCGTCGTGGCGGCCGGCCTGGTCCGTGCCCTGCTCGGGGTGCCCGGGCCCGGCTTCGACGCGTCCCTGTGGGGCGCCCACAAGCGGGCCATGAAGGACAGGCTGCGCGCCGCCGGCCTCCCGGTGACGGACCACGCCCAGGCCGCCACGGTCGACGAGGTGCCCCGGGCGGCGGAGCGGACCGGCTGGCCCGTCATGATCAAGCCGGTGTTCGGCTCCGCCTCGAAGTGCACCTACCGGGTCGACTCCCCCGAGGAGTTCGCCGCACGGCACGGGGCGGGCGACTTCGCCGACCTCGCGGAGCAGCGGCTGCCCGTCCAGGTGGAGCGCCTGGTGCGGTTCACGCACGAGTACCACTGCGACGGCGTCGTCCACGACGGCGAGGTGGCCCGCGCGGCCCTCTCCCGCTACTTCCTCCCTCCGCTGCGCACCTCGCCGAACCTGAACAGCGGGTACATCACCGACCAGACGGACCCCTTCTCGCGGGACGTGCTGGACCTGCACCGCCGGGTGGTCGCCGCGCTCGGCCTGCCGGCCGGGGTGACGCACCTGGAGGTTTTCCGCACCGAGGCGGGACCGGTCATCGGCGAAGTGGCGGTACGGCCGGGCGGCATGGGCATCTCCCGCATGTGGTGGCACGCCTTCGGGGTGGACCTGTGGGAGGAGTTCGTCCGGGTCTCGACCGGTGAGCCGCCCAGCCGCCCGGACCGCGCACCGCGCCCCGGGACGGTCGGCCGCACCCGCCTGCCCGCGCTGCCCGGCCTGCGGGAACGGGTGCTGGCGGTGCCCGGTGTGCTGGAGGTGCTGACGCCCGAGGAGTGCGCCAGTCCGGGGCGCCTGGAGGCGTACTTCACGGCCGGGGACGAGGCGGCGGCGGAGGCGTTCATCGCGCGGCTGCACGAGATGGCGGTCCCCGCGGCATGA
- a CDS encoding isocitrate lyase/phosphoenolpyruvate mutase family protein: MTGRRPSQQGQNEAPAGAAQRLRAALAAPRLTRAMGSHSPLSARLAEEAGFDVVWSSGLEISAAAGVPDANILAMGECLEAAADLASAVDIPVLADCDSGFGNVNNVIHMVRSYEARGVAGVCIEDKQFPKLNSFIEGNQDLAPLHDFAGKIRAATETRTDMLVVARLEALISGQGMAEALRRADVYERAGADALLIHSKRKDPEEVFAFREAYRGDLPVIVVPTTYNQVTVEELEQRGFAMAIYANQALRSSIRAMRETLTRIMRDGTTLNVEPELAPLKEIFDLQRMPQMLEQQDRYESLGRELAEAAQ, translated from the coding sequence ATGACCGGGAGACGACCGTCTCAGCAGGGACAGAACGAGGCACCGGCCGGCGCGGCACAGCGGCTGCGCGCGGCGCTCGCCGCCCCGCGACTGACACGTGCCATGGGCTCGCACAGCCCGCTCAGCGCGCGGCTCGCCGAGGAGGCCGGCTTCGACGTCGTCTGGTCCAGCGGACTGGAGATCTCCGCCGCGGCCGGCGTGCCCGACGCCAACATCCTCGCCATGGGCGAGTGCCTGGAGGCGGCGGCCGACCTCGCGTCCGCGGTGGACATCCCCGTCCTCGCCGACTGCGACTCCGGGTTCGGCAACGTCAACAACGTCATCCACATGGTGCGCTCCTACGAGGCGCGCGGCGTGGCCGGCGTGTGCATCGAGGACAAGCAGTTCCCCAAGCTCAACAGCTTCATCGAGGGCAACCAGGACCTCGCCCCGCTGCACGACTTCGCGGGCAAGATCCGGGCCGCGACCGAGACCCGCACCGACATGCTCGTGGTGGCCCGCCTGGAGGCGCTGATCTCCGGGCAGGGCATGGCCGAGGCGCTGCGCCGGGCCGACGTCTACGAGCGGGCCGGGGCCGACGCCCTGCTCATCCACTCCAAGCGCAAGGACCCCGAGGAGGTCTTCGCCTTCCGCGAGGCCTACCGCGGCGACCTGCCGGTGATCGTCGTGCCGACCACCTACAACCAGGTCACCGTCGAGGAGCTGGAGCAGCGCGGCTTCGCCATGGCGATCTACGCCAACCAGGCGCTGCGCAGCTCGATCCGGGCCATGCGGGAGACCCTCACCCGGATCATGCGGGACGGCACCACGCTGAACGTGGAGCCGGAACTCGCCCCGCTCAAGGAGATCTTCGACCTGCAGCGCATGCCCCAGATGCTGGAACAGCAGGACCGCTACGAGTCCCTGGGACGCGAACTCGCGGAGGCCGCACAGTGA
- a CDS encoding thiamine pyrophosphate-dependent enzyme, producing the protein MLDIRDALGALLERESTALTVTTCGYITRDVYNIRDRANHFYLVGSMGMAAPIGLGIALAHPDRRVLVLDGDGSFAMNPGCLPMIAEHRPDLVHVVLDNGAHESTGGQRTVALGDPAAMALAAGYAAAHTVDDLDQLAALDLTGTPTLVRIRCKPRSHPAGQRVQQTPQQLVERFRAQLADPAAHLEGAV; encoded by the coding sequence TTGCTGGACATCCGTGACGCCCTGGGCGCACTGCTGGAGCGCGAGTCCACCGCCCTGACGGTGACGACCTGCGGTTACATCACGCGCGACGTGTACAACATCCGCGATCGCGCCAACCACTTCTACCTCGTCGGCTCCATGGGCATGGCCGCGCCGATCGGGCTCGGCATCGCCCTGGCCCACCCCGACCGCCGGGTGCTGGTGCTGGACGGCGACGGCTCGTTCGCCATGAACCCGGGCTGTCTGCCGATGATCGCCGAGCACCGGCCGGACCTCGTCCACGTCGTCCTCGACAACGGCGCCCACGAGAGCACCGGCGGCCAGCGCACCGTCGCCCTCGGCGACCCGGCGGCCATGGCCCTCGCGGCCGGTTACGCCGCCGCCCACACCGTGGACGACCTCGACCAGCTGGCCGCGCTGGACCTGACCGGCACACCCACGCTGGTCAGGATCCGCTGCAAGCCCCGCAGCCACCCCGCCGGACAGCGCGTGCAGCAGACGCCGCAGCAGCTGGTGGAGCGCTTCCGCGCCCAACTGGCCGACCCGGCGGCGCATCTGGAAGGAGCCGTGTGA